In one window of Macadamia integrifolia cultivar HAES 741 chromosome 2, SCU_Mint_v3, whole genome shotgun sequence DNA:
- the LOC122067638 gene encoding F-box protein At5g39450-like, translating to MSADHCGSSLLLALPDDVFAIVSRSLSPKDVCYLSLCCRSLYALASSEKVWLSQCEMVGVITDRDLVEWRNGVSSYKALCRFLVSVRPLIGIWVHQNPELGNVVYVMPGFVSVVGCRIIPQELGPLGIEDGPLLWAPVFEIIGDFDGSTAFFLHGREKDTDYFYPGLLKPVERACNVLLLEVEPQQQFCGGKTLHSKSFIHSERDLSRKINRSDSGISKSQRIIGTTRRMVPFSRLAFGDRRKLLEVVTNLVRLNVPDLANGPLFPGLRDDDGNFQKDMVILSERRLMLMQIYKLGEGRIDWESAPGLPSDRTRMELSKIKKSLDRSGSWQVSANGEEGHSQSTKRRTVAGYFKDSLKQILGRSISVNGRASSKNCTSSSETKYAQLHEFLRSGDMIGLSLHACTMKLSTYRAWPNMHDNRFALYKLPMRIPKAGEEYAGLWGGTFGWPPGRPTEDKPGKALFFLLLSYEESAGQRSLIATKILEGTHYVLHPNGSAMFIVKVDEPSLDSFPWDTDGDSVPVEVKHAYNGEGIANGYGFRYPGAKPGSLFVIQNELLAFIWKESQAVLTLQRLDLQELIKKGERVPVLPPVANFSYLTKSYSNVFAGFSNTSYCLSSPR from the exons ATGTCGGCTGATCACTGTGGTTCTAGCTTACTTCTAGCTTTACCAGACGATGTCTTTGCCATCGTTTCCCGTTCCCTCTCTCCGAAGGACGTCTGCTACCTCAGCCTGTGTTGCAGAAGCCTTTATGCTTTGGCATCCTCAGAGAAGGTGTGGCTCTCCCAGTGTGAGATGGTTGGTGTTATTACTGATCGGGATCTTGTTGAGTGGCGCAACGGTGTCTCCTCTTACAAGGCCCTCTGTAGGTTTCTTGTTAGTGTTCGGCCCCTAATTGGCATCTGGGTACACCAGAACCCAGAGCTTGGCAATGTAGTTTATGTGATGCCAGGTTTTGTATCTGTTGTTGGGTGCCGAATCATCCCTCAAGAGCTTGGCCCATTGGGGATTGAAGATGGCCCTCTCTTGTGGGCACCGGTTTTTGAGATAATTGGCGATTTTGATGGCTCTACTGCATTCTTCTTACATGGTCGAGAGAAGGATACTGATTACTTCTATCCTGGTTTACTCAAGCCAGTTGAAAGGGCTTGCAATGTGCTCTTGCTTGAGGTAGAGCCACAACAGCAGTTTTGTGGAGGGAAAACGTTGCATAGTAAGAGCTTTATTCATTCTGAAAGGGACCTGTCAAGAAAGATTAATAGGTCTGATAGTGGAATTTCCAAGTCACAAAGAATAATTGGAACAACCAGGCGAATGGTACCCTTCAGTAGATTGGCATTTGGGGACAGACGGAAACTGCTTGAGGTCGTTACCAACTTGGTTCGGTTAAATGTCCCTGATTTGGCAAATGGGCCTCTTTTTCCTGGCTTAagggatgatgatggaaactttCAGAAGGATATGGTGATCTTGTCAGAGCGCCGTTTGATGCTTATGCAGATCTACAAGCTTGGTGAGGGTCGCATTGATTGGGAATCGGCGCCTGGACTGCCTTCAGATCGTACTAGGATGGAATTGAGCAAGATCAAGAAGAGTCTTGATCGTTCAGGTTCTTGGCAGGTTTCTGCTAATGGGGAGGAGGGTCACTCACAGAGTACAAAGAGGAGAACTGTAGCTGGGTATTTTAAGGATAGCCTGAAACAGATCCTTGGGAGGTCCATCTCTGTCAATGGTCGTGCAAGTTCAAAGAATTGTACTTCGAGCAGTGAAACTAAGTATGCACAGCTTCATGAGTTCCTAAGGTCAGGTGACATGATTGGGCTGAGCTTACATGCTTGTACTATGAAGTTATCTACTTATCGAGCCTGGCCAAACATGCATGACAACCGGTTTGCCCTGTACAAGTTGCCTATGAGGATCCCGAAAGCTGGTGAAGAGTATGCCGGCCTGTGGGGTGGTACCTTTGGCTGGCCTCCTGGGAGGCCTACTGAAGACAAGCCTGGGAAAGCActattctttcttttgctttcttatGAAGAGTCGGCAGGTCAACGATCTCTCATTGCAACCAAAATATTAGAAGGCACCCATTATGTCCTTCATCCCAATGGCTCCGCAATGTTTATCGTAAAAGTTGACGAACCATCACTGGATTCATTCCCATGGGACACCGATGGAGATTCTGTTCCAGTGGAGGTAAAACATGCTTATAATGGGGAGGGTATTGCAAATGGCTATGGTTTCAGATATCCTGGCGCTAAGCCTGGTTCACTATTTGTGATTCAAAATGAACTCCTTGCATTCATTTGGAAGGAATCCCAAGCTGTCCTGACCTTGCAGAGGCTTGACCTACAAGAGCTCATTAAGAAGGGTGAAAGGGTGCCTGTTTTACCTCCTGTTGCTAACTTTTCATATTTGACAAAATCTTACTCGAATGTGTTTGCGGGTTTCTCAAACACCTCGTATTGCTTGTCTTCACCAAG GTAA